One stretch of Euphorbia lathyris chromosome 7, ddEupLath1.1, whole genome shotgun sequence DNA includes these proteins:
- the LOC136201107 gene encoding 26S proteasome non-ATPase regulatory subunit 14 homolog — MSGMERLQRMFAGAGGGLGHPPPDSPTLDSSEQVYISSLALLKMLKHGRAGVPMEVMGLMLGEFVDEYTVRVVDVFAMPQSGTGVSVEAVDHVFQTNMLDMLKQTGRPEMVVGWYHSHPGFGCWLSGVDINTQQSFEALNQRAVAVVVDPIQSVKGKVVIDAFRLINPQTMMLGQEPRQTTSNLGHLNKPSIQALIHGLNRHYYSIAINYRKNELEEKMLLNLHKKKWTDGLTLQRFDSHSKTNEQTVQEMLNLAVKYNKAVQEEDELSPEKLAIANVGRQDAKKHLEEHVSNLMSSNIVQTLGTMLDTVVF; from the exons ATGTCCGGCATGGAAAGACTACAGAGAATGTTCGCTGGTGCCGGAGGTGGTTTGGGTCACCCACCTCCCGATTCTCCCACTCTTGATTCGTCTGAGCAAGTCTACATCTCCTCTCTCGCCCTCCTCAAAATGCTCAAACACG GAAGAGCTGGGGTCCCCATGGAAGTAATGGGATTGATGCTCGGGGAATTTGTAGATGAATATACTGTTCGTGTTGTTGACGTCTTTGCAATGCCACAGAGTGGTACTGGTGTCAGTGTTGAAGCTGTCGATCATGTGTTTCAGACAAACATGCTTGATATGCTCAAACAGACCGGCAG GCCAGAAATGGTTGTAGGTTGGTATCATTCTCATCCGGGATTTGGTTGTTGGCTCTCTGGTGTTGATATAAACACACAACAG AGTTTTGAAGCTCTTAATCAGCGTGCTGTGGCAGTTGTGGTGGATCCAATACAAAGTGTTAAAGGGAAAGTGGTGATTGATGCTTTTCGATTGATTAACCCTCAAACAATGATGTTGGGCCAAGAACCACGACAGACAACTTCCAACCTCGGGCATCTTAACAAACCATCCATTCAG GCATTAATCCATGGATTGAACAGACACTATTACTCGATAGCCATTAACTACAGAAAGAACGAGCTTGAGGAAAAAATGCTTCTTAACCTGCACAAGAAGAAATGGACAGATGGATTGACGCTTCAACGTTTCGATAGTCACTCTAAAACAAATGAGCAGACTGTTCAG GAGATGTTGAACTTAGCAGTGAAGTACAACAAGGCAGTGCAAGAGGAAGATGAGCTGTCACCGGAGAAATTAGCAATTGCTAATGTGGGGAGGCAAGATGCAAAGAAGCACCTTGAAGAACATGTTTCTAACTTGATGTCTTCCAACATAGTTCAAACTTTAGGTACCATGCTTGACACTGTTGTGTTTTAG